TGGTTTCCTCTCCATTTCTCTTCTGCTCAGCAACACGATACTTGTTCTCATGCACAGGCTCCAAGAGGTACTTCAGTGTAAATCCTACATGACCACAGCTGAACACCTGAGCTCTGATTGCCAACTTTTCTACAGATTCTCTCAACAAGGCAGCGTCAGGCAGGTACCAGCCAGCGCCCAACTAGACGTGTATTGTGTCAGACAGCAAGTGCCTAGCCCAAGATAACAAGATTGGTGAGAGTTGTTAGCACCCAGCTAACACGATTACACAGCTTCTGTTTGGGCTGGATGCCTGTTCGGGGTGAGCTCATGTCTGATTACAAAATAGTACATAGAGATACGCTTTCTGTCAGTGTCTAATGTTATAGGGGAGTTATAGGAATAAAGGGAGTTTACTACACTCATTACTTAAGGATCAGCCTCAGAAAACCTCTAATTATTTGTTTGCATCAATGGCATTGGGACATAATTCGGGAGCACTGTTTTACGTGCCACACAGAAAGCTGAGTAGCATTAAACAGAGAGGGAATCAGATTTTAAGACTGGAAAAACGAGATGGCTTAACTGATGGGAGTAACATTAACGGCACAATCTCCAGTAAAACAGTGCAAAGCCATGCACCTGCCGACTGCGGAGAAAAGATATGGTGTAACACAGGTTATAATGAGAAAGAAGTGGAGAAAAAATTTTCTGAGTAGCCGCAAATAGGTGATGGTAAGGTATAGGGAGATAGCATGCTCTTGAGTGAATCCATAGTAAATACAGAATACCAGAGTAGTGAGAAGAACCtgtaaaaacaaagggaaaaatacaCGCACGTTCCCTTTTACTGGCAGCCTGTCAGTATTTCTCCAAAAGACAAGGTGAATCCAAAAAATTTAAATGGCACCAATCTTAAATTCAATAATCCCATAAGTACCTTAATAAGGGGTAAAATAATGTTGTGGGATGGGTCATcttgagtaaaattaaaaaaaaaaaaccaaaacaaaacaataaaatatctCTGTTTGCTTTTGAACCTAAGGGAGTTAAAATTTCCCTGAATGTGATAGAGTAGCAGTTTTCCAGAAGTACGAAGTTTTGGTGaatgagagaagagagcatcATGCTTTTTGGAAGAACATCAGCAGGAACTAAGACACCACCCGGTAATACGTAACTATGAATAGCCCCAAAATATATCTGTATGCCTATTTATATATAAGTACACGTAGATTTTGTGAAGAGGCATCTATAGTCTAACCACCTGCTCCCAATTCTTTGCTAGACTTCGGGAACTGAATCACTCCTCTCCCAAATTAAGGAAAAGAAGATCTCCCCTGAGCTTAGAACCACTCATTTGGAGCTGCAGAAGAAGTGAGGAACCAACTATTTGCTCCTAGGAATGGCGCATGATAATCACTGGTAAAATGGCTACCGGAGAGACCAGCATCTGTCTGTCACAGCTGCAGGGCAAGGAATCTCAGACAGGGAGAGAAGATGCAAAAAAACTTTATTGTGCCCAGAGGGGCAGGAAAGAGAGACCCAGAGAATCTCTTTGGGACATGTTAGGGGAGGCAGAGGGATCTTCTCCAGAGCATTGTTTCTCAATCCAGAGGCATTATGGATCCTGAGGATTTGGCACTGCAGCCTCACACAGCTCTTCAGGTCCAAGTCTTGCACCATCCAACATCTgggaggagaagagaggggaggggagcagagggcaggagaggggggCAGGAAATGGCCGAGGGTGTGTGGCACTGCCAGCTGCCCAGGTGTTGGCTGTGgctgctcagcactgctcagAGCCTCGTGCccaccagctcagccctgcatGGGGGTGGTGATGGCGATTGGGCTGGGGCCAGTGCCTGGGTCTGGGCTGGGTCTAGCAGGGCCCACAGGTGTCCCAGAGCTTCCTGCTGTAGCGGGGCAGGGcacaagggctgcaggcaggagaagcgtAGGGTCTGCCAAAGGTGCAGAGGCCCCCTGAGCCCAGCGTGGCCCCGGCGCCATagaggccccccagccccaggttgcCCCCAAAGGCGGGGGCTCCGGACGAGCCCACCACggcttgctgggggaaggagctgaggatggggccggggaaGGTGACGACGACGGGCGGCGGCTGGATGAAGGCCGACGAGTCGGGGCACTGCCGGGCGCACAGCTCGTTGCAGCTCTCAGCGATGGGCTGGGGGACGGCGACGCCGCTTTTCGGTGGGCACAGGTCGTAGCAAGACATCTTTGTGTGAGAGAGCTGAGCCTGAAACACACGGCCACAAGAACAGATGTCGTGAATGCGGAGGAGATACCACAGCTGTGCAGTGCCctcttcccagggctgccccaaaCCAGGAAAGGCCACAGCAACCACCATGACCTCAGTGCCCAACGCTTGCCCTTAGCCCAAACTGCCCCCTCGGTGCCCTCCTCTCTGCACTCCGAGGGCACACAAAGACTCCCCGAGAGCCTGTGCAGGGCCTGGCTCTGTGAGTCCCGGCCAcggggctccctcctcctcccgctgtgGCTCAGCCCACCCTGGCTGTCCAAGGCAGCTGCCACACGCCTGCTGCCCTCAGAGCTCTCCTGGCCAGGGAGGCACAAAGCCGGTCCCTGCCACAGGAGGCAGAGACCCAGAGGCACCCACCTTCCCTTTCCTGAGCAGAGCGAGGCAGGAGCGATGGATGCCAGTGCTCGCTGAGGGCAGAGCTTTTATGCTGTGTGGCGAGTGAGGGGAGGAGCTGGCCACGCTGGGGGCACATGGACTGTGACACACAAGCCCCTGGCTCCTCCCTGGCGTGGCACGGGGCTGTTGTGCTGACGCC
The nucleotide sequence above comes from Athene noctua chromosome 29, bAthNoc1.hap1.1, whole genome shotgun sequence. Encoded proteins:
- the LOC141971519 gene encoding feather keratin 3-like; protein product: MSCYDLCPPKSGVAVPQPIAESCNELCARQCPDSSAFIQPPPVVVTFPGPILSSFPQQAVVGSSGAPAFGGNLGLGGLYGAGATLGSGGLCTFGRPYASPACSPCALPRYSRKLWDTCGPC